In the genome of Saccharomonospora viridis DSM 43017, one region contains:
- a CDS encoding riboflavin synthase, with protein sequence MFTGIVEELGEVTRVEPNAEATRLTVRGPVVTQDARHGDSIAVNGVCLTVVDTTDDEFTVDVVPETLQRTSLNGIEPGRLVNLERAMSADGRFGGHVVQGHVDGTGTFLSRDHDGLAHFAYPPSLSRYLVEKGSIAVDGVSLTVARVTDQEFAVALIPTTLRATTLGRNQPGDSVNLEVDVLAKYVEKLAAVHLTRSSVEDGGGEEDR encoded by the coding sequence GTGTTCACCGGGATTGTCGAGGAACTTGGCGAGGTCACGCGCGTGGAGCCGAACGCGGAGGCCACGCGGCTCACCGTGCGGGGTCCGGTGGTCACACAAGACGCACGGCACGGAGATTCGATCGCGGTCAACGGCGTGTGCTTGACCGTTGTGGACACCACCGATGACGAGTTCACCGTCGATGTCGTCCCCGAGACGTTGCAGCGCACCAGCTTGAACGGCATCGAACCCGGCCGGTTGGTCAACCTGGAGCGGGCGATGAGTGCCGACGGTCGGTTCGGCGGCCACGTCGTACAGGGTCATGTCGACGGCACCGGGACTTTCCTGTCGCGCGACCACGACGGGCTCGCTCACTTCGCGTACCCGCCGTCACTGTCCCGATACCTGGTGGAGAAGGGCTCCATCGCCGTGGACGGTGTCTCGCTGACGGTGGCACGGGTGACGGATCAGGAGTTCGCAGTCGCGTTGATCCCCACCACGTTGCGTGCGACCACCCTGGGTCGCAACCAACCGGGCGACTCGGTGAATCTGGAAGTGGACGTGCTGGCGAAGTACGTCGAGAAGCTGGCCGCTGTCCACCTGACGAGGTCATCGGTGGAGGACGGCGGGGGCGAGGAGGACAGGTGA